A part of Marinobacter psychrophilus genomic DNA contains:
- a CDS encoding ABC transporter permease, with amino-acid sequence MKPAAYWHCFAGIQTREWLRFWQQRTRFASALVRPLLWLVVFAAGFRAVLGISIIPPYQTYITYETYIAPGLCGMIILFNSMQGALSMVYDRELGSMRVLLMSPLPRPFLLVTKLLAMSAVSVIQVYIFLFVALLVDVEPPVWGYLAVLPALVLTSLMLGALGLLIATWIKQLENFAGVMNFVIFPMFFMSSALYPLWRMKEASPWLYWVCQFNPFTHAVETIRFSLYLQWSPLAWGVSAGVTVVLVILATAGFQPQRTKILGAKPT; translated from the coding sequence ATGAAACCCGCAGCCTACTGGCATTGCTTTGCCGGCATTCAAACCCGTGAATGGCTGCGCTTTTGGCAACAACGCACCCGGTTTGCCAGCGCGTTAGTGCGCCCACTGCTGTGGCTGGTGGTGTTTGCCGCCGGTTTTCGCGCCGTCCTTGGCATTTCCATTATTCCGCCCTATCAAACCTATATCACCTACGAAACCTACATTGCACCGGGCCTGTGCGGCATGATCATTCTGTTCAACAGCATGCAGGGCGCGTTATCAATGGTGTACGACCGCGAGCTGGGCAGCATGCGGGTGCTGTTGATGAGCCCTCTGCCACGGCCCTTCCTGCTGGTCACAAAACTGCTGGCCATGAGCGCGGTGTCGGTGATTCAGGTCTATATTTTTCTATTTGTTGCCTTGTTGGTGGACGTGGAACCGCCGGTGTGGGGTTACCTTGCCGTGCTGCCGGCACTGGTTTTAACGAGCTTAATGCTGGGCGCGCTGGGCCTGCTGATTGCCACCTGGATCAAGCAGCTGGAAAATTTTGCCGGGGTGATGAACTTTGTCATTTTCCCGATGTTTTTCATGTCCTCCGCGCTCTATCCACTATGGCGCATGAAGGAAGCCAGCCCCTGGCTGTATTGGGTGTGCCAGTTCAACCCGTTTACCCACGCGGTGGAAACCATTCGTTTCTCGCTGTATTTGCAGTGGAGCCCTTTAGCGTGGGGAGTAAGTGCGGGCGTTACCGTGGTACTGGTTATTTTGGCCACGGCTGGCTTTCAGCCGCAGCGAACCAAAATACTGGGCGCTAAGCCAACCTGA
- a CDS encoding ATP-binding cassette domain-containing protein, with protein MTLTARNIGFCYGSKPVLTDISFALDSGCFHALLGPNGAGKSTLFGLLTRLLALQQGGILFAGQSLKKHPAEAMRQIGVVFQQNALDLDLTVRQNLMYHSALHGLSRKQARLRGDHELERFGLLDRASDPVRTLNGGHRRRVEIARALLHQPTLLLLDEPTAGLDIASRKALNDHVRQLCADDNLTVLWATHLIEEVAAQDRVLILHQGRLLADGPVQELCSRSGTTTLAETFELLTGVGS; from the coding sequence ATGACACTGACAGCACGGAATATTGGTTTTTGCTACGGCAGCAAACCGGTACTGACCGACATCAGCTTTGCGCTCGACAGCGGATGTTTCCACGCCCTGCTAGGCCCCAATGGGGCTGGCAAGTCGACTCTTTTTGGCTTGTTGACCCGGCTCTTGGCGTTGCAGCAGGGTGGCATCCTGTTCGCCGGACAGTCTCTAAAAAAACACCCCGCCGAGGCCATGCGCCAGATCGGCGTGGTGTTTCAGCAAAACGCGCTGGATCTCGATTTAACCGTGCGCCAAAACTTGATGTATCACAGCGCGTTGCATGGGCTTTCACGCAAACAGGCGAGGCTACGGGGCGACCACGAACTGGAGCGCTTCGGTTTGCTGGACAGGGCCAGCGATCCCGTAAGGACGCTGAACGGGGGCCATAGGCGACGGGTAGAAATTGCCCGTGCTTTGCTGCATCAACCGACACTGCTGCTTTTAGATGAACCCACTGCGGGGCTGGACATCGCTAGCCGCAAGGCACTGAACGACCACGTTCGCCAACTGTGCGCAGACGATAACTTGACGGTGCTCTGGGCCACCCACCTGATTGAAGAGGTTGCAGCACAAGACCGGGTGTTGATTTTACACCAGGGAAGGCTGCTAGCCGATGGCCCCGTGCAAGAACTGTGCAGCCGGTCAGGCACCACTACCCTGGCTGAAACCTTTGAATTGCTCACCGGAGTTGGCTCATGA
- a CDS encoding YVTN family beta-propeller repeat protein, whose product MKLLLRKTAFAALIGLSVPAMASVAYVSNEKDNTLSVIDTETMEVIETINVGARPRGILLSKDFTKLYICASDDDTVQVLDLATRKIIDTLPSGEDPEQFALHPNNKHLYIANEDDAIVTVVDVNTKVVLAQIEVGIEPEGMAVSPDGKWAVNTSETTSMLHWINTETFKIEKNIVVGQRPRHVEFSKDSKVAWASAEIGGTVHIIDVDKLEQIHEMSFKVPGVNQDRVQPVGIKLTSNGKYAFVALGPSNHVAVVDAKTYQVLDYLLVGSRVWQLDLNKDETQLYTTNGVSGDVSVIDLEDMKVIKSIKVGRYPWGVVIDPNS is encoded by the coding sequence ATGAAATTGCTGCTCAGAAAAACCGCTTTTGCCGCCCTGATCGGATTGTCCGTGCCTGCGATGGCAAGCGTGGCCTATGTGTCCAATGAAAAGGACAACACACTGTCTGTTATTGACACAGAAACAATGGAAGTTATTGAAACCATCAACGTTGGCGCGCGGCCGCGGGGCATTTTATTGTCCAAAGACTTCACCAAACTGTACATCTGTGCCAGCGACGACGATACCGTTCAGGTGCTGGACCTTGCGACCCGCAAAATCATCGACACCCTGCCCTCGGGTGAAGATCCGGAGCAGTTCGCGCTGCACCCTAACAACAAGCATCTGTATATCGCCAACGAAGACGACGCCATTGTGACCGTGGTGGACGTAAACACCAAAGTGGTTCTGGCCCAGATAGAGGTAGGCATTGAACCCGAAGGCATGGCCGTAAGCCCGGACGGAAAATGGGCAGTAAACACCTCAGAAACCACCAGCATGCTGCACTGGATCAACACCGAAACGTTTAAAATCGAGAAGAACATTGTGGTTGGCCAGCGCCCGCGCCACGTGGAATTCAGCAAAGACAGTAAGGTCGCCTGGGCCTCCGCCGAAATCGGCGGCACCGTGCACATTATTGATGTGGACAAACTCGAGCAAATTCATGAAATGTCGTTCAAAGTGCCCGGCGTAAATCAAGACCGGGTGCAACCCGTGGGGATTAAGCTAACCTCTAATGGCAAGTACGCTTTTGTCGCCCTAGGTCCCTCTAATCACGTGGCTGTGGTAGATGCCAAAACTTACCAAGTGCTGGACTACCTGCTGGTGGGCAGCCGAGTGTGGCAGCTGGATTTAAACAAAGACGAAACCCAGCTTTACACCACCAACGGTGTGTCTGGCGATGTGTCGGTTATTGATCTGGAGGATATGAAAGTCATTAAATCCATCAAAGTAGGCCGCTACCCCTGGGGTGTGGTTATCGACCCAAACTCATGA
- a CDS encoding ABC transporter substrate-binding protein, whose amino-acid sequence MFRSVSLIATFLFITLAQLPSVAADTVEVNVGYVQLTPDSGPVLSNVLPEPADAGLRGAELAMADNSTTGKFIGHRYELTPYVADSEQAAILAFENLQQEGVQLFVVNVPASTLAAMMDKATADTLVFNAGAADDALRTRECHDNLLHSIPSYAMLTDALSQWLQLRRWNEVFLITGPTEADVAWADAFRRSAKRFGVKIIEDRPWTFDADLRRTASKELPLFTQAKDYDAVVVADVRGDFGEYVPFNTWLPRPVVGTQGMSPVAWHRVVESWGAAQLQSRFNDLAGRDMNSADYAAWAAVRSIGTAVTQIGSADARSVRQLIFSERFQLAAFKGRKLTYRLWNGQLRQPIPLVHPRGLVATAPFEGFIHPLTEMDTLGFDEPESTCRING is encoded by the coding sequence ATGTTTCGATCTGTATCCCTGATCGCCACGTTTCTGTTTATCACATTGGCTCAATTACCTTCCGTTGCGGCAGACACGGTTGAGGTAAACGTCGGCTACGTGCAGTTGACGCCAGACTCAGGCCCGGTGCTATCAAACGTGCTTCCCGAGCCAGCGGATGCAGGCCTGCGGGGCGCCGAACTGGCTATGGCTGACAACAGCACCACCGGAAAATTCATCGGCCACCGCTATGAACTGACCCCCTACGTGGCTGATTCGGAACAGGCCGCCATTCTTGCGTTTGAAAATCTCCAGCAAGAAGGTGTGCAATTGTTTGTGGTCAACGTACCTGCCAGCACGCTGGCCGCCATGATGGACAAAGCCACGGCCGACACACTGGTATTCAACGCAGGGGCTGCAGACGACGCACTGCGCACCCGCGAGTGCCACGACAACTTGCTGCACAGCATCCCCAGTTACGCCATGCTCACGGATGCCCTTAGCCAGTGGCTGCAGCTACGGCGCTGGAACGAGGTGTTTCTAATCACAGGCCCGACCGAAGCCGATGTGGCCTGGGCCGATGCCTTTCGCCGCTCAGCCAAGCGCTTTGGAGTGAAAATCATTGAAGACAGGCCTTGGACCTTTGATGCCGATTTGCGCCGCACGGCCTCCAAGGAATTGCCATTATTCACTCAAGCCAAAGATTACGATGCGGTGGTGGTGGCCGACGTGCGCGGTGATTTTGGCGAGTACGTGCCGTTTAACACATGGCTGCCACGGCCGGTGGTAGGCACTCAGGGCATGTCACCCGTAGCCTGGCACCGGGTAGTAGAAAGCTGGGGCGCAGCGCAATTGCAGAGCCGTTTCAATGATTTGGCGGGCCGCGATATGAACAGTGCAGATTATGCCGCTTGGGCCGCCGTGCGCTCTATAGGCACCGCTGTCACACAGATTGGTAGTGCCGATGCCCGCAGCGTTCGCCAGCTTATCTTCAGTGAGCGTTTTCAATTGGCGGCTTTTAAGGGCCGGAAGCTGACTTATCGCCTGTGGAATGGCCAGCTGCGCCAGCCTATTCCGCTGGTGCACCCACGGGGGCTGGTGGCAACCGCGCCGTTTGAAGGCTTTATTCATCCGCTTACGGAAATGGATACCCTCGGTTTTGATGAGCCAGAAAGCACGTGTCGTATTAACGGCTGA
- the pedF gene encoding cytochrome c-550 PedF, translating to MAISFSLKALATAALLGAAGLVIAHGNVTPQAVDTGDLPTLGADILVENPFREGGSHGGASALAVQIGESAYAGNCAACHGIRAMSGGLTPDLRELEEWDDEYYMSRVQNGTDRGMPSWKKTLDQNAIWAIRTYVESLPKPE from the coding sequence ATGGCAATCTCTTTTTCACTTAAAGCACTGGCAACGGCGGCCTTGTTAGGCGCAGCGGGTTTGGTTATCGCGCACGGCAACGTCACCCCGCAAGCGGTAGATACCGGCGATCTACCGACGCTGGGCGCTGACATTTTGGTTGAAAATCCGTTCCGCGAGGGCGGTTCCCACGGTGGGGCAAGCGCCTTGGCCGTTCAGATTGGCGAAAGCGCCTACGCCGGCAATTGTGCTGCTTGCCACGGTATCCGGGCGATGTCTGGGGGCCTGACGCCAGATTTGCGCGAACTCGAAGAATGGGACGACGAGTACTATATGAGCCGGGTCCAGAATGGCACCGATCGGGGCATGCCGTCGTGGAAAAAAACGTTGGATCAGAATGCGATCTGGGCCATCAGAACGTATGTTGAATCCTTGCCAAAGCCTGAGTAA
- a CDS encoding substrate-binding periplasmic protein, with amino-acid sequence MKALLRCLVMMLVFQTGVAQEVDDGDMLLNRPAERNYDIIIESGYLKVGLYQNFPPYSYLVNSEPQGIDVELGKRIAAAMGVEFRVHWIVPDENLGDDLRNNVWKGHYLAKRRLADVMMRVPYDKQYAYMQDSTGEYMNEQVVLFGPYQQETWQIAYNPQKMDSVETIAMFQYHPIGVEIDTLPAFYLTSGLNGRLRDQVRHYTNVDEAFNAMRNGDVSAVMGMRAEIDHELSKAENSGFRQAGNAFPGIGKQVWDVGMAIKSSHRQLGYALEEIVGNIVKSGEMAGLFADVNLRYSVPEYYQAFLSEEAIAQAEGKP; translated from the coding sequence ATGAAAGCGCTGTTACGATGTCTGGTAATGATGCTGGTGTTTCAAACCGGTGTAGCTCAGGAAGTGGATGACGGCGACATGCTGCTGAACCGGCCTGCTGAGCGTAATTACGACATTATTATTGAGTCCGGTTATCTGAAAGTGGGGCTATATCAGAATTTTCCACCCTATTCTTACCTGGTGAACAGCGAACCCCAGGGTATTGATGTGGAGCTGGGCAAACGCATTGCTGCCGCTATGGGTGTGGAATTCAGGGTGCACTGGATTGTGCCGGACGAAAACTTGGGGGACGACCTGCGCAATAACGTCTGGAAAGGGCACTATTTGGCCAAGCGACGCTTGGCAGACGTAATGATGAGGGTGCCTTACGACAAACAATACGCCTACATGCAGGATTCTACGGGCGAGTACATGAACGAGCAGGTTGTGCTGTTTGGTCCCTATCAGCAGGAAACCTGGCAAATCGCCTACAACCCGCAAAAGATGGATTCGGTGGAAACCATCGCCATGTTTCAGTACCACCCGATTGGTGTAGAAATCGACACCTTGCCGGCCTTCTACCTGACCTCCGGACTGAACGGCCGTCTGCGCGACCAGGTACGCCACTACACCAACGTTGATGAGGCATTCAACGCCATGCGTAATGGCGACGTCAGCGCCGTTATGGGCATGCGCGCTGAAATTGATCATGAGTTGTCGAAAGCCGAAAACAGTGGGTTCAGGCAGGCGGGTAATGCTTTTCCCGGTATTGGTAAGCAAGTTTGGGATGTGGGGATGGCCATCAAGAGCTCACACCGACAGCTGGGCTATGCGCTTGAGGAGATTGTTGGCAACATTGTTAAGTCGGGGGAGATGGCAGGGTTGTTTGCCGACGTTAACCTGCGCTACAGCGTGCCCGAGTATTATCAGGCGTTCCTAAGCGAAGAAGCGATTGCGCAGGCTGAAGGTAAACCCTAG
- a CDS encoding PQQ-dependent methanol/ethanol family dehydrogenase, translated as MKSNRFGIRIAVSALALAVSCGAQAVTDEDILNDANTPEDIVSYGMGTQGQRFSTIEDLNTENIRYLQPAWAFSFGSEKMRGQESQPMIKDGVMYVTASYSRVYAVDARTGEEIWQYDARLPDGIMPCCDVVNRGVALYGDKVYFGTLDAKLVALNKDTGKPVWIKKVADYQAGYAITAAPLVVKGKLITGVSGGEFGIVGKVEAYDPETGDLVWTRPTVEGHMGYVYKDGKAIENGISGGEAGKTWPGDMWKNGGAATWLGGTYDPDTDSLFFGTGNPAPWNSHLRPGDNLFSASRLAIDPDDGSIKWHFQTTPHDGWDYDGVNELISFNYEENGKTVMAAATADRNGFFYVLNRENGDFIRGFPFVDKITWATGLDPKTGRPIFAEGGRPGDPSSAEGMKGETVLAQPSFLGGKNWMPMAFSQDTGLFYVPSNEWSMDIWNEPVSYKRGGAYLGAGFTIKPTNDDYIGVLRAMDPKTGEEVWRYENPAPLWGGVMATAGNLVFTGTPEGFLKAFDAKTGEELYKFNTGSGVVGTPVTWTMDGEQFVSVASGWGGAVPLWGGEVAKVVKDFNQGGMVWTFKLPKDRVASK; from the coding sequence ATGAAATCGAATAGATTCGGCATCCGCATTGCCGTCAGTGCCCTGGCTTTAGCCGTTTCCTGCGGGGCCCAGGCGGTAACCGACGAAGACATTCTTAATGACGCCAACACGCCTGAAGACATCGTCAGCTATGGCATGGGTACTCAAGGGCAACGATTCAGCACCATTGAAGATCTGAATACGGAAAACATCCGCTATTTACAGCCCGCGTGGGCGTTTTCTTTTGGCAGCGAAAAAATGCGCGGTCAGGAATCCCAGCCGATGATTAAAGACGGCGTGATGTACGTAACCGCCTCTTATTCAAGGGTTTACGCCGTTGACGCAAGAACTGGCGAAGAAATATGGCAATACGACGCTCGCCTGCCGGATGGCATTATGCCTTGCTGCGACGTGGTCAACCGCGGCGTTGCCTTGTACGGCGACAAAGTCTATTTCGGCACTCTGGATGCCAAACTGGTGGCCTTGAACAAAGACACTGGCAAACCCGTGTGGATTAAAAAAGTAGCAGATTACCAGGCAGGCTATGCCATTACTGCAGCCCCTCTGGTGGTGAAAGGAAAGTTGATTACCGGGGTGTCTGGTGGTGAGTTTGGCATAGTGGGTAAAGTGGAAGCCTACGATCCGGAAACCGGTGATCTGGTTTGGACCAGGCCCACGGTAGAAGGTCACATGGGCTACGTTTATAAAGATGGTAAGGCTATTGAAAACGGTATCTCTGGCGGTGAAGCGGGTAAAACCTGGCCTGGAGACATGTGGAAGAACGGCGGCGCGGCCACGTGGCTGGGCGGCACTTACGACCCCGACACCGATTCGTTATTTTTCGGTACTGGCAACCCGGCGCCCTGGAACTCGCATTTGCGCCCGGGCGATAACCTGTTCTCGGCTTCTCGCCTTGCCATTGATCCAGACGACGGCAGTATCAAATGGCACTTCCAGACCACGCCCCACGACGGCTGGGATTATGACGGTGTTAACGAGCTGATTTCGTTCAACTACGAAGAAAATGGCAAAACCGTGATGGCCGCGGCTACCGCTGACCGCAACGGCTTTTTCTATGTTTTGAACCGTGAAAATGGCGATTTCATTCGCGGTTTTCCATTTGTAGACAAAATCACCTGGGCAACCGGGCTTGACCCAAAAACCGGTCGACCGATTTTTGCCGAAGGTGGACGCCCGGGTGACCCGTCGTCAGCCGAGGGTATGAAAGGTGAAACAGTGTTGGCGCAGCCATCGTTCCTTGGTGGTAAAAACTGGATGCCGATGGCTTTTAGCCAAGACACGGGCCTGTTCTACGTGCCTTCCAATGAGTGGTCTATGGACATTTGGAACGAGCCCGTATCCTACAAAAGAGGCGGAGCGTATCTGGGCGCAGGTTTCACCATCAAACCAACAAATGATGATTACATTGGCGTTTTGCGAGCTATGGATCCAAAAACCGGTGAGGAAGTGTGGCGTTATGAAAACCCGGCACCCTTGTGGGGTGGGGTAATGGCCACCGCTGGCAACCTGGTGTTCACTGGCACTCCGGAAGGCTTCCTGAAAGCATTTGATGCCAAAACCGGCGAAGAACTCTATAAATTCAACACCGGCTCAGGCGTGGTAGGCACCCCGGTGACCTGGACCATGGATGGCGAGCAGTTCGTTTCGGTAGCATCGGGTTGGGGCGGCGCAGTTCCGCTTTGGGGTGGTGAAGTGGCCAAAGTAGTCAAAGATTTCAACCAGGGCGGTATGGTCTGGACTTTCAAGTTGCCGAAGGATCGTGTTGCCAGCAAGTGA
- the exaC gene encoding acetaldehyde dehydrogenase ExaC has protein sequence MIYAQPGKEGSVVSFKARYGNYIGGEWVAPVKGQYFDNITPITGDVICEIPRSTAEDIELALDAAHKAAPAWGRTSVQERSRILLKIADRIEENLELLAVAETWDNGKAVRETLNADIPLAADHFRYFAGCIRAQEGHMGEIDHNTVAYHFHEPLGVVGQIIPWNFPILMAAWKLGPCLAAGNCTVLKPAEQTPASILVLMELIGDLLPPGVLNVVNGYGIEAGQALATSKRIAKIAFTGSTPVGSHILKCAAESLIPSTVELGGKSPNIYFADVMKAEPEFIDKCVEGLVLAFFNQGEVCTCPSRALVQEDMYDEFMEKVVARTNAIKRGNPLDTDVQVGAQASKEQFDKILSYLEIGKQEGAEVLTGGGREHLEGEFANGFYIQPTLFKGDNKMRVFQEEIFGPVVGVTTFKTEEEALAIANDTEFGLGAGVWSRDTNVAYRMGRNIQAGRVWINCYHAYPAHAAFGGYKKSGIGRETHKLALDHYQQTKCMLTSYDINPLGFF, from the coding sequence ATGATCTATGCACAACCAGGAAAGGAAGGTTCGGTCGTTTCTTTCAAAGCGCGTTATGGAAATTACATTGGCGGCGAGTGGGTTGCTCCAGTCAAGGGGCAGTATTTCGATAACATCACGCCGATTACCGGTGATGTAATTTGTGAGATTCCCCGTTCCACAGCCGAAGACATCGAGCTGGCATTGGATGCTGCGCACAAGGCGGCGCCGGCCTGGGGCCGAACGTCGGTACAGGAGCGTTCCCGCATTTTGCTGAAAATAGCGGACCGCATAGAAGAAAACCTGGAGTTGCTGGCGGTTGCAGAAACCTGGGACAACGGCAAAGCCGTTCGTGAAACCCTGAACGCTGACATTCCACTGGCCGCTGACCACTTCCGCTATTTTGCCGGCTGTATCCGTGCTCAGGAAGGCCATATGGGTGAAATCGACCATAATACCGTGGCCTATCACTTTCATGAGCCGCTGGGTGTGGTTGGACAAATCATCCCTTGGAACTTTCCTATTCTGATGGCAGCGTGGAAGTTGGGTCCTTGCCTGGCGGCCGGTAACTGCACCGTATTAAAGCCGGCCGAGCAGACGCCTGCGAGCATATTGGTGCTGATGGAGCTCATTGGCGATCTATTGCCGCCGGGCGTGCTTAACGTGGTTAATGGTTACGGTATTGAAGCCGGCCAGGCGCTGGCGACCAGCAAGCGTATTGCGAAAATCGCCTTTACCGGCTCTACACCGGTGGGTTCTCACATTCTGAAGTGCGCTGCTGAGAGCCTTATTCCTTCCACCGTGGAACTGGGTGGAAAATCACCAAACATTTACTTCGCAGATGTGATGAAAGCCGAGCCGGAATTCATCGACAAGTGCGTGGAAGGTCTGGTTCTGGCGTTCTTCAACCAGGGTGAAGTGTGTACCTGTCCGTCCCGCGCCCTGGTGCAGGAAGACATGTATGACGAGTTTATGGAAAAAGTGGTTGCCCGCACCAACGCAATCAAGCGTGGTAATCCGCTGGATACCGATGTTCAAGTAGGCGCTCAGGCCAGCAAAGAACAATTCGACAAGATTCTTTCATACCTTGAAATTGGTAAGCAAGAGGGCGCCGAAGTACTTACCGGTGGCGGTCGTGAGCACCTGGAAGGCGAATTTGCTAACGGCTTCTACATCCAGCCCACGTTGTTTAAGGGCGATAACAAGATGCGGGTGTTCCAGGAAGAAATCTTCGGCCCGGTTGTGGGGGTAACAACCTTCAAAACCGAGGAAGAAGCGCTGGCCATCGCTAATGACACCGAGTTTGGCTTGGGCGCAGGTGTCTGGTCCCGCGATACTAACGTGGCTTACCGCATGGGTCGCAACATACAGGCCGGTCGGGTTTGGATAAACTGCTACCACGCGTATCCTGCCCACGCCGCCTTTGGTGGGTATAAGAAGTCCGGTATCGGACGAGAAACCCATAAGTTGGCGTTGGATCATTATCAGCAGACCAAGTGCATGTTGACCAGCTACGATATAAATCCGTTGGGCTTTTTCTAA
- the pqqA gene encoding pyrroloquinoline quinone precursor peptide PqqA produces MWTKPAYEDLRIGFEVTMYFANR; encoded by the coding sequence ATGTGGACAAAGCCAGCTTATGAAGATCTGCGTATTGGTTTCGAAGTCACTATGTACTTCGCCAACCGCTGA
- the pqqB gene encoding pyrroloquinoline quinone biosynthesis protein PqqB — translation MYIQVLGSAAGGGFPQWNCNCANCDGLRKGTVNAHARTQSSIAVSEDGERWILFNASPDIRAQLASFPAMQPARALRDTGIAAVLLIDSQVDHTTGLLTLREGLPLDIWCTAQVHEDLSSGFPLFPMLEHWNGGLRWQEIALGDGAAEGFVIPCAPNLKLTAIPLLSNAPPYSPRRDQPHPGDNIGVFIEDTRTGATVLYAPGLGKPDEHILQWMRQADVLMVDGTVWHDDEMIRQQVGTKTGQDMGHLAQSGPGGMMEVLDTMMARRKILIHINNTNPILNEDSAERAQLALHGIEVAWDGMHIDLSGTP, via the coding sequence ATGTATATTCAGGTTCTTGGTTCAGCGGCAGGCGGCGGTTTCCCCCAGTGGAACTGCAATTGTGCGAATTGCGACGGTTTGCGAAAAGGCACTGTTAACGCCCACGCACGCACCCAATCATCCATAGCGGTTAGTGAAGACGGCGAACGCTGGATTCTCTTTAACGCCTCCCCCGATATTCGTGCCCAACTGGCATCGTTTCCTGCCATGCAGCCGGCGCGTGCGCTGCGCGACACCGGTATTGCAGCCGTCCTTTTGATCGACAGCCAGGTGGACCACACAACCGGCCTGCTGACCCTGCGTGAAGGTCTACCGCTGGACATCTGGTGTACCGCACAGGTGCACGAAGACCTTAGCTCTGGTTTTCCTCTGTTTCCGATGCTGGAACATTGGAACGGTGGGTTACGCTGGCAAGAAATTGCCCTTGGTGACGGCGCGGCCGAAGGCTTTGTTATTCCCTGTGCGCCGAATCTGAAACTGACCGCTATTCCGCTGCTGAGCAACGCGCCACCGTATTCGCCTCGCCGCGACCAGCCGCACCCCGGTGACAATATTGGCGTGTTTATCGAGGATACACGCACCGGAGCTACCGTGCTTTACGCACCGGGGCTGGGCAAGCCTGACGAGCATATACTTCAATGGATGCGCCAGGCAGATGTGTTGATGGTCGATGGCACGGTATGGCATGACGACGAAATGATTCGCCAGCAAGTTGGCACGAAAACGGGTCAGGACATGGGCCATTTGGCCCAGAGTGGCCCTGGTGGCATGATGGAAGTGCTGGACACTATGATGGCCAGGCGCAAGATTCTGATACACATCAACAACACCAATCCGATTCTGAACGAGGACTCCGCCGAGCGAGCGCAGCTGGCGCTGCACGGAATCGAGGTGGCCTGGGACGGAATGCATATAGATCTGTCGGGGACGCCATGA
- the pqqC gene encoding pyrroloquinoline-quinone synthase PqqC, with the protein MNAIVNTTLNRADFEQALRNKGRLYHIHHPYHQAMYGGQCSPEQIRGWVANRYYYQVMIPRKDAAIMANCPDAGVRKQWLLRILDHDGHDGDVGGIEAWLCLAEAVGLTREEVIDQRHVLPGVRFAVDAYLNFARRATWQEAACSSLTELFAPEIHQSRLDSWPQHYPWIDEAGYSYFRKRLSEARRDVEHGLAITLEHFTSVTEQARALEILQFKLDILWSLLDALTMAYSHKTPPFHTVTDQQVWHRGL; encoded by the coding sequence ATGAACGCCATTGTGAACACCACCCTGAATCGCGCGGATTTTGAACAGGCGTTACGCAATAAGGGCCGGCTCTATCATATTCATCACCCGTATCATCAGGCCATGTATGGCGGCCAGTGCAGCCCTGAGCAAATCCGGGGCTGGGTGGCCAATCGCTATTATTATCAGGTAATGATACCGCGCAAAGACGCGGCCATTATGGCCAATTGCCCCGACGCTGGCGTGCGCAAACAATGGTTGCTGCGCATTCTTGACCACGATGGTCACGACGGTGATGTGGGCGGCATTGAAGCTTGGCTGTGCCTTGCGGAAGCCGTGGGGCTGACTCGGGAAGAAGTGATTGACCAGCGCCACGTGCTGCCCGGCGTGCGTTTTGCGGTGGACGCCTACTTGAACTTTGCGCGCCGCGCGACTTGGCAAGAAGCGGCCTGCTCCTCGTTGACCGAGCTGTTTGCGCCAGAAATCCACCAGTCTCGTCTGGACAGCTGGCCACAACATTATCCGTGGATTGATGAGGCCGGCTATAGCTACTTCCGTAAGCGCCTTTCAGAAGCCCGCCGCGATGTGGAGCATGGCCTGGCGATTACGTTGGAGCATTTCACCAGCGTTACCGAGCAGGCTCGCGCCCTCGAGATTTTACAGTTCAAACTGGACATTCTGTGGAGCTTGCTGGACGCCCTGACCATGGCCTACAGTCACAAAACGCCGCCGTTCCATACGGTTACCGATCAGCAAGTCTGGCACAGGGGGCTGTGA
- the pqqD gene encoding pyrroloquinoline quinone biosynthesis peptide chaperone PqqD, translating into MADSAAVGVAAGSVPRFRRGFRFQWEPVQNGYVLLYPEGMVKLNESAGAILREVDGQRSVQDIVSALEQAFPEAGSLADDVNEFLQHAREQHWIELS; encoded by the coding sequence ATGGCAGACTCAGCAGCCGTTGGGGTAGCAGCTGGAAGCGTGCCCCGTTTCCGCCGTGGCTTCCGCTTTCAATGGGAACCGGTACAGAACGGCTATGTGTTACTCTACCCTGAGGGCATGGTGAAGCTTAACGAAAGCGCCGGCGCTATTCTGCGCGAAGTGGACGGCCAGCGCTCCGTGCAGGACATTGTTAGTGCGCTGGAACAGGCCTTTCCCGAGGCCGGGTCGTTGGCGGACGATGTTAACGAGTTTCTGCAACACGCCCGCGAACAACATTGGATCGAACTTTCATGA